Genomic window (Hippoglossus stenolepis isolate QCI-W04-F060 chromosome 11, HSTE1.2, whole genome shotgun sequence):
gcagcaggtaacagcagcagcttcatattattacattattattattacatttcatttagctgacgcttttatccaaagcgacttacaataagtgcattcaaccatgagggtacaaacccagaacaacaagaattgagaaagtacaatttcttcaacaaagcaaaactacaaagtgctataagtaagtgccatttaagtgctactaaattgttagtttgaaaatgtttttctcatattttacagtagcatcatttcaaacttgaattatgagcctgaattgtagaggttagcatgatggataaatacagagttcaagagagtgagacatgacttacctcacacaaggtcagagtgcaataagaaactttcttcaactttaatagcattaaaggcagagtcaaaaagacaacagccaatcagatgtcTCCTGTGGAAGGTCTCCAATCAGATTGGTCCTGTTGTcccagccccagtggaattatgatggaattactctgtcaatcaaaatcagcttcaaagtcaaatcttagcatctggttgctatggtgatgaaaacaccaaCTGATGAAGGAAGTTTtcacaatcatttattttagtaaacactttttgttttactctaactcatgaatatattttcatgactacatttgatttacatttaaaataataataatattttatgaataatgttatttaatactatttaaattatatgtttaaaactctttaaaacacttgaagttgcctttttctgtgtgtgtaaaataatcatttttagTCCTTAGTACCACAATTTGCCAGTTAACCCCTCACATAGTGTTTGGGTCAAATATGACCCTTTGTGACATTTGACAGCAGTAAAAATACcctaaatgtcctttttttgCCTGACATTTGATGACTTTTCCTATAGTCACACCatatacacaaaaatgaaaatattttaaaatagtaTACTTTCTTACAGGTAGCGggacaaataataatatgtaattgCCTAGTGGTGTGTGCAATATAATGCACACAATAATAATcttgcagaataataatatgtgtGATGCACCACTAGGCACagataataatcaaaatataaacgAGGAATAATAATATGTGTAATGCATTGCCTAGTggtgtgtgaaaacatgacacaCGCACAGATTTTCCTGAAACCACTGCCACAGATTTCTCTCCtgacacctgcagctgtttccagttGTTTGTCAGATTGAAGTCCATCCAGAAAGATGAGCAGTTTGATTCTATTACCTCTTGTCATTCCATCGTAGTGATTGTAGCTCCActtatccatttgtttcaaaaGGGTTGCACCAAATCTTTGTATCATTAGTAAAaactgctcctgcagctgctccacctgctccttcagagacgaGGTTCCATCTTTGAAAGCCTTAATCTCACCCAcctcttcctgttgcttttttcaaagtgcacctctagacttttttgtttgtctggtcatgatacacctgtgtatcgatttttgtgaagatcggtcaatgtgaacacgttccagggggcgcggggggcgctgttgagccattttgccacgcccatttaaaattactccagaatacgtaaattttctccactttctaattttctgcaaactttggtaagaatttgagcatgttaaagccctcaaaaagccaattcatttgcctgaaaaaaaaaaataataatccttataatttcaatagggcctcccactgtctcttactgttcggtgctcgggccctaataaggTCTGAAACTCAGCCAATATGTTATTATGAAACAGGAGCTGAAATTAAGCAGGAAACAGCATTTAAAAGTTACAGTCTGACTCAGCAAACAATACATATTGAATCTATTGTTCTGGGCTAAGATAAGAAAGACGGGATAGATAAAGGAATTACTTAACATCACATGAGAATTATAAGCTCTTTATTTGTATGTACAAATCTGATGAACAACACCCAAAACACATGTTTGAACAGACTGAACATAAAGATAATCTCATTATGTAAAACTGGCAACTGGGAGAAGATGGGTAAGAATTGATTGTGTTCCAGGTGCAGTGACTGCAGGGGTCCAGGTCCATAtgtgtattgtgtttttataactgAGCCTCCTCATTAGCTGCTCAATCGCCCCCAGAGGAGGATCATCTCCCCAACAGTGACGAGACAAACAGTTTAGCTACAACatagagaaaaactaaatgaatcaGATATCATCGTCACTGACAGAAAGTCTGTCAAAgtccaaaataaaaagtggtTGAAGGGTCACAACAGGAAAGTACACTATCCTGTacttttgtgaaaaaaaaacacaatgagatGAAACGCTCATTCTGACATAGCTGCTTCAttaggaaaatatatataacagtcAGTACGGATGATTTCAAACATATTTTAGCTTAACTTTGTTCTCGTGGTATTAGCGAGAGCACTGTGAGCAGAACTTCGGTTCCTTCAGTCCTGAAACGATTCATCACGTTGACAGGCAAGCACCAGCTGCAGTGGAGAGGGTCAGCATATCATCCAGTCTGCTGAGACCCCGCCCAATCACACAcatcatcaatgtttttattcttcacatCACAAACATCTAGAAAGGTAGACTTCTGCAAAACTGGGTACATTTTGATACAGATCGACTTCTTTGGTGTGTCGATTACTGCACTGCCATGAGCTTATGTGATGCTTTTCTGCAGCAGCAAGTGTCTCTAAAGTTGTATTTACCTAATGCATCaacacacatattcacagaAGTGATTAAAGCAAGATTTGTGTCTCAAAATGTAGGCTAATCCTTTGCTTCTTTGAATTTGTGGTTCAGCAGCTTTTGCACATGTTTTTTGAGTGGAGGAGAATTTCGATTCACAAATAATTTAGCTGGATCCTGTAACTAATGTTCCGACCGAGTCATGGCGGCTGGCTGCTATAGCTGGAGCATGCATGCTTTTGTCAAGTAACTCACTTTACAATAATGAGCACTGGTTGATCTACAGACAAGGAGCCAAGCAGAACACATACAcgcacccacagacacacacacacacacacacacacattcacattcacacacacagtcgtacGAGCACACAAGCAAAGTTGGGCACATGTTTATGGTGCCATGGCTGTGAGGAGTGAGCTTTGAGAAGCTTCTGGAGCATAGTTTACGATAGAAGGGGGTTCATCCTAATGGTGGTAGTCCTTTTTACTGTGAGGACGATTTCCCAGAAAATGATCGACCTCTGTGGCGATGGCGGGTGTCATCTTTGGAATAACCTGCGGTCCGGAAAACAAAGGAAGAGCACACAATCAGTGCTGTTTGGCATTACCACATAATGACATGCTTATCCAAAGTAGGGTTTTGTAGGAAATTGTCTTAATACTTGAATTGCTCCCAGATTCTCTGTTAGTTGCTTCGGATTAGAGGATCCCAGCAGCACTGAGCTCACTCCCTCGTTCCTCAGGCACcaggctgcagagaaagacgTTTGTACAGTTGCTCTTGTGGTATCAAGGTATGAGGCAGTATGTAGAGAAACACTGAATTTTGTATTGAGCAGCACATTCTATCGTTGCCTTCACGGGAAATAGAAagttgtgtgttaatgttgtcTCTTACCTATGGCCAGCTGAGGCAAAGTACATCCAAGCTTCTCCGCAATATGAGTGAGTTCCTTCAGCTTggcttgttgttttcttccatcCTCACTCGTTATTTTCTCCCTCAACCACTGGTATGGCTACAGGAGcagtaaaagtgaaataattataactagaatggcactctgTAGAGCTGAAACCGCCgcagtccccttataaaaccacatttttaatccactagatcctgatttttagttggatctgcaccaaattgcaaatcTGCCGCTGATCAGGATGCAGACCAAAATGTAATTCTTCTTTGGATCGTATCccgctaactaacaaacaaacatagaaaaAATCATTGGCGGAGTTAATCACACCTAAAACAGGCAATAATAATAACCTGAACCATATTATGGTTGTAGTAGCTTGATGTAAGTGAAAGACTTTGAACATATGGCACTATAAGCGGGTctaatgaaatgtattttgtacCTTCATCGACGCCCTGGAGGTTTCTGGGATGCCGTTTTCATACTTTCCAGTGATGATTCCACAGGCCAGAGGGGACCAAGAGACCACACCCACACCTGCGGTACAAGAGTTACCATTGAGCAACAGGATACCAAATCGATCACAGCCGTAAATGTATTCAAATAATGCTGAACCTCATGAGAAAGCTGTAGACTCACCTATCTTATGGTAGAGCTCTGGAAGCTGAGTTTCCACTTTATCCCTCTGAAAGAAATGGTACTCAGCCTGCTCACACACAGGTGGGATCAGGTTAAACTGCCTGGCCACAGAGTACGCCTCCTGATTGAATGTGATTagggaataaaaagaaaagagagatgttcaaggaggaggaaatgtgcaAATACTGACCTTTATGCAAAATATTTTTGGGGGTTTATAGCGCTGGTAGTTTAGAGAAGGCAACATGGAGATGAGAAGCGgtaacatttactgtatttcatTATGGGCTACATGTACAATATGGTATGTTTTAGCTAAATCAGAGCTGTCACATTAAACAGCCTTTTCCTGAAACCTTTCAGGGAAGATAAGACATTTTGACAGTATTAGTAATTAAGAAagcaaatatgtatttttataaaaaatattattacagGGATAGTAAAGAATAACGAAtaattttgaatatattttttgtcaatCAATTGACCAGCACTTAGTAGAGTCCACTTTCTCAAGAACTATTTATCGTGGGATTTTTGGGCGGCAAAGCTCGTCCTTATATCAGTTTTCAGTGACAACACGAAGAAGGATTTGTTTTCCATCACTCACCATGATCTCCATGGCGGCCCACCGTGATGTCCCCCAGTACATGGACATCCCCTGGTTGATCACATGTGTCATTGCTCTCACGATCTCTGTCAAATGTCCAAGAGCAGATACATTATCAATAACTGAACAGCGGATGGCGCCACAATTTCAAGTTTTATATAATCCTACTGACACTATTTCAGTTGAATTGAAACATCACAACTCACATTACTTTCACGAGAGAATTTGACTTAAAACTGCACTTGAGGAAGATTTCAAGATGACTTCAACaacttaataaaaataataataacaataacaacaaaagcaataataataataataatcataataaaaataataataataatgtttagtTTCATAgccctgtttcttttctttctttcatgctTTACAAGGAAGAAATGATACCAGGCAggtagataaaataaaacagtagaTAGGATAACAAAGTGGATAATTGAAATGCGTTGAGCGTCTTGTAACAAAGGCTCGTCTCCATTTAAACTCATGTGTAAGCATAAATGACTCGCTGGGCTCACACTAATTAATGTGACCAAGTGCCGCAGGGGTTAAATGAAGAGACGCAGCCAGCCTTGGCAAAATGTTGCTCGTGCAGTTTAACAAGTTACAACTGAACAAGCTGAGGCCACAGTGCTCTTTGGTGTATCTGCGTATTTGTGCCTCAGGATGCAGCAGGGGAGTAATAGTGGGTGGAATTGAGGATAAGCAAAATTGTATTCAATATAAACTGCCGTGAAGTAGATTCTCAAAGGAGTTTTGAAGGAGATCTGCAAtaggaggaggaaacacagcgATTATCTAACAATTATGTTTGAATGTGTATCTTGCATAAACTCTCTAATTCccgaagaaaacaaaaataacagtaCGAAGTAAGTGATGTGATTGGTTTTATCTGTAATTGCTTTAGCCTGAAATTGTGCGTAAAGTCCATTAATGAAACATCTGCTGTAATTGGCCCCGTGCAACTTCTGGGTGGAAAGtatgaagagtgaaaatgaggatgaagagataaGACCACAGGAgagtgtgattaaaaaaagagcaattCCTTTTGATCAGTGCTTCTCTCTCTGGACCGAAATGTAGctcagtgagagacagagagcaagtGTGCGTGTGGGTGAAGCAGGTGGGAGAGTAGAGGAATAACAGTGCATCTGCTCCGAAAAGCGAGGAGCGAGGGAATCGGAGGGATGCATGAGGACAGACGGAAAAACTTGTGAACCAAGTAGGAACCATGGAGGTATCCACTGTTCACATGAGTTtgtgaatatatgaataatCCACCTCGGTGCCGGGAGGGGAAGGACGACAACTTTGATTCACAGCAACGACCATGCTAGGCTTAAGATTACGTGTCTTTCCACATAGTGGATCATTGAGTCCAACAACAGAGGCTCAGGTGAGATGTCCAAAACACCGTCAACACCCCACTCACAGAAACCCACTGCAACTTTTCAAGTAGGGTAACGATGTGGGTTTGAACACCATGTACTGTGTTGTAATGAGATAAGTGTACAATTTAAATAAGAATATCGCTGCAACTCTCATAAATGTACATGAAGCTACAAAGGCAGCACAAAGGCTGCAAACAGGCTCTCTATTGCCTCCTGGTGGATGGCTGTAGAAAAGTCatagaccccgcctcctccatgtaagcagatgggacatgtgcCTAAGCAGAAAACAgggtaaatacaattttatttgatgctataaaaactagGGATGTTCCGATAACGATTCCAATGCCTGAACTTTGGTATCAGGCTGTACTGACTACTGAtccgataccagtgcatttgaaaaaacaacaacctatAAACGTATTTTAGCAGATGCATTCTACTAACCCTGTTTTGATGATTGCTGCCATTATTGTGTGGCCTATTGCTAGTGTCGTAATTGGAAACACATGGAGCTTTCGAAGCATGAAATATTGccaaattgctgacattttagtgAGCTCAGGCCAACGCGACACAATTATCAAATACTGTCAATGGTAAAATAATCAGAACTACTAATTATGTTTCAGGTTGTTACAGCTAATaaaccatgtgtgtgttgtttttgtgtgagcaCATGCATTCTGGGAAACCTTGAGTGCTAAATTCACTATCGAGTCCTTATTCACTATTGCAAATTTGCAAACTGCCTGGCTGCCATGGGCAATATCAGCTCGTCCTTGAGTCGTCTCACAGCAGCAATATGGCACCGAGTCATGAACATGTGGTCAAAACCGCAGCCAGCAGGTATCACAGcgtgtgaaagaaaacattcgACACACACTGATTTCCATATTTGTTTAGGCTATGAGGAAGTCTCTGGAGGAAGTGTCAATGTGAGTGTTTTTTGAAAGCAAAGCTACTGCTCATCCTTCTCATGCATCCACACAGGTGATCGATACGTCACAGATTTTCAACAGTCCTTGTCGATCGTGGGAGAGAAGATTCTGACTGTGCAGCCACAGATGCGGCACCTCATTTCTGAACATTCGAGGACAGAGGTGATATTGAGGGAAAGTCCTGACTCTGAATGGCTTTGATTTGTGTTTAGTATGCTGCCGGAGTCCCATTTCACTTGATTCTCCAGTGAAAAAGCCTTTGGCTAGAGGGATTATTATAAAGTCTATTTATTGATACCATGTCTGCTcttttcctctgcctctgtaTTCTTTATTCACGGTGTCTGggggattttcatttttgctcaACTGAATGGATTCAATTTGCTTGATATTGCtctgtcaaatgaaaaaaatgatgttGAATGACTGGGTAGAAACATTGTGACTCGGATGGTTGGAGTCACAATGGAAACAACAAATCGACTGTTGCGCAGATGTTCCTGCTCTAGGCACCATTTCAGCATAAAGTGAGGATCTTAAGAACTCCATGTTAGATAAAATGGAAGCTCGGCCTCTAACCCCTTCAGGGCAAATGTCCATATCGTCTCATCACTATAAGTGACAGCTGCAACAGGACGGAGCAGGAGCTGTAATCAGTGATGGGAATCAGGGCCTCGCAAAGAGAGAGGACGTTCAATATTTGTCAATATACCTGTTTTTATAATTAGACTGGATACAAGCcgaaaaagaaacaaagcaaatcaagaaaacaaaacacgcggagagaaacacacaggaagggATGACGGGATAACGAATAGCATTGATGGTGACAAAGGGAGACTGCGGCCATGACATCACTTTTTTGTCCTCAAGGGTACAAGAGTTGTCTCGCACAAAGTCAGAAGCAGTTAAAGTCAGAGcaaaatacaaatgcaaatccTACAgaaatgcattcacacacaccttgcctgtttgtttctcatttaGGCAACACAATCaaacttcagtgttttttcGTGCAGTTTATTGATGCAGTTAATCGTGTTTAAGCTTGAGGAACACGTGGGTGTGTGAATCAATACCTCGGACGTGTGCATAGCAAGTCCTACGTACTGCGAATGCCCACAGAGGTAGAGGCAGAGTATATGTCTCACTTTATCGTACATTAGTGCTGCTGCTCTAAAAGAGAAGCTATTTAGGAAACTTTAAAGTGCTAATGCATGAAGATAGCCAGTGCTGTGGGCCTGTCTGTGCATACGGCCCCGCAACCCTGAAGTTGTTAAAAGTGACAGACCGTCTACAGTGATTTATGACGATGGCCTTACCCCGCTGTGATGAAGGATGAAGCAATGTGCACAATGTTGTTACACTGATAAATGAACCAACAATGTTGCAGAGCACAACAGGCTCAGACTTTATGGAGGATGATTGTCTCTCCGATTATTTTCTATCCCCTCATCCTTGATCAACGAATCCATAAATCAAATTAGACTTTGACGTCAGTTGTCAATAGCGATTTTACTTCATCTGCACAGGCAGCCTAAAGTCGGATGGGACCGGCTGGGTCGGTCTGCCAGTCACCACCACTACCAGTCAAGTTTCCTGGAAGAATAAGTATGACAGATTGGCTTCCCACAGTCTGCTCGCTCCCTGGGGATGACGTTTGGGGGGCAAAGGGGAAAGCCTGGAAAATATTTCTGTGAGACCAGTGGGGCTCCATCCTTTCAGTCGCCCACTACCTGCGGACGAGCGTTTGTACGGTGGGACAGAAGAGGAGCTCAAGTATCTGTGGTGGCCACATCACAAGACGGTTAACTGAGTAAGAAACTGGAAgtgtgcaaaagaaaaagaaacggcgacatgatgtgtgtgaaaggcagcaCAAGAGTGTTGAAGGAACAGAAAGCACAGTAGGGCTTGTATCCAGTGAGACCAGCCCAAAAATACACCAGCTTCCCCTGAGGGGGGGGCAGATAATCCTGCTTCTGAAGAACAGGGAGGGCTGGGAGCGGGTGCAGCTCAGACACCCTGTGGAAACTGGCTATCccacagagacagggagagacggagacTGGTGGACTAaaatagaggaggagagatgtgtGTCAGatgagacgcacacacagaaagacaaacccCTTTGGTCAAAGGCAGAGGTCGCCGGTCCAGCGAGGGCGGCGGCCCTGTCAGTATTTCTCACCTTCTCATGTTACAGAACAACATGCATTGTCGCCACCCCAGCCCTCCGCCAGCCCCTCTGGGTTCTTGTGAGGACTCACTCACCCTCCATGGGAGTGTTGCCGTCTGGCCGGTTGGCAAAAACCACGTCCACATACTCAAGTTGCATCCTCTGGAGGGAGCCCCTTAAACCTGCAGAGCAAAGGAGGAAAGAAGATgagaaatgtacaatatttaagAAGATAAAAGTAGAGTGCTTGCAAAGTGTCATCATCCAAAGTGTTAAAAGATCAATAAATAGGTCTGATTCCCAATAAGAGGATTTGTAAAATCATATCCCATAAGCCAGGAGCTTTATCCTTCACTCATATTGTGGTATTAGCAGTAAACAAGATTTATCACTTGCTCACATGTCTCGATGATACTGTGAGTCTCCAGGAGACTTATCAAAGGATCATTGAGACGTGAGCAAGAGATAAATCTTGTCCCTTGATACCTGCTGACATGGACACATTGGTCTGGATCTGCAGAGAAGACCGATTAGCCCCTTGTGCATATACAACTAGCCAGCCCCGCCATGTGGATCAAATATATATAGGTGcagttttataataaaatgtgatcGTATTTGCAGCACGCTCACGCTCAGTGATTCCCCAAACAGTGTACAGAAAATAGAGAGTGCTATCCTTTTTTTCACTTACACTGTGTCACCaggtaaaaggaaaaaacgGG
Coding sequences:
- the kcnab1b gene encoding LOW QUALITY PROTEIN: voltage-gated potassium channel subunit beta-1 (The sequence of the model RefSeq protein was modified relative to this genomic sequence to represent the inferred CDS: inserted 1 base in 1 codon), with protein sequence MQVSFACTDHGLKAPRNGEHSKQNATSPNTASKARARFRTVALIARSLGSFTQRYHHNLKESTAKLTGMKYRNLGKSGLRVSCLGLGTWVTFGGQISDEVAEQLMTIAYESGVNLFDTAEVYSGGKAEIILGNIIKXKCWRRSSLVITTKLYWGGKAETERGLNRKHIIEGLRGSLQRMQLEYVDVVFANRPDGNTPMEEIVRAMTHVINQGMSMYWGTSRWAAMEIMEAYSVARQFNLIPPVCEQAEYHFFQRDKVETQLPELYHKIGVGVVSWSPLACGIITGKYENGIPETSRASMKPYQWLREKITSEDGRKQQAKLKELTHIAEKLGCTLPQLAIAWCLRNEGVSSVLLGSSNPKQLTENLGAIQVIPKMTPAIATEVDHFLGNRPHSKKDYHH